In Mumia flava, a single window of DNA contains:
- a CDS encoding PaaI family thioesterase yields the protein MSAPTTEHRAEHASDAPRERTHRWADPMATAQGAIALSGLGALRAVRDGDLPAPPIATLVGFDLTVVEDGHVEFTLTPQEYHYNPIGSVHGGVYATLLDSAAGCAVHSTLPAGVGYTSQDLTVKFLRRLTVDSGPVRCIGRVMHRGRTTALAEAQLLDSDGRLLAYATSSCLVLA from the coding sequence ATGTCCGCACCGACCACTGAGCACCGCGCCGAGCACGCATCGGACGCCCCGCGGGAGCGTACGCACCGCTGGGCCGACCCGATGGCGACGGCCCAGGGTGCGATCGCGCTGAGCGGCCTCGGCGCACTCCGCGCCGTCCGTGACGGCGACCTGCCCGCACCACCGATCGCCACGCTGGTCGGCTTCGACCTGACCGTGGTGGAGGACGGGCACGTCGAGTTCACGCTGACGCCGCAGGAGTACCACTACAACCCGATCGGCTCCGTACACGGCGGGGTCTACGCGACGCTGCTCGACTCCGCGGCGGGCTGCGCCGTCCACTCCACGCTGCCCGCCGGCGTCGGCTACACCAGCCAGGACCTGACGGTGAAGTTCCTCCGGCGACTCACGGTCGATTCCGGGCCGGTGCGCTGCATCGGCCGGGTGATGCACCGCGGCCGCACGACGGCCCTCGCGGAGGCGCAGCTGCTCGATTCCGACGGGCGGCTGCTCGCGTACGCGACGAGCAGCTGCCTGGTGCTCGCCTGA
- a CDS encoding winged helix-turn-helix transcriptional regulator, with protein MKRTDLSELECPIARSVDDLGDWWSLMILRDALDGIRRFDEFAEDLPIAPGMLSRRLRTLVDKGLLEKRRYSERPPRDEYVLTARGRSAQTVVLALLAWGNAELAPEDRFVTLRDLDTGREIEPVMTDAASGTPVARMRLHAAPGPAASAPTRERFARLDERRRARRAQRRGGTDVRTDH; from the coding sequence GTGAAGCGGACGGACCTGAGCGAGCTCGAGTGCCCGATCGCCCGCAGCGTCGACGACCTGGGCGACTGGTGGAGCCTGATGATCCTGCGCGACGCGCTGGACGGGATCCGGCGGTTCGACGAGTTCGCCGAGGACCTGCCGATCGCGCCCGGGATGCTCAGCCGACGGCTCCGCACGCTCGTCGACAAGGGCCTGCTGGAGAAGCGCCGCTACAGCGAGCGCCCGCCGCGCGACGAGTACGTCCTGACCGCCCGAGGTCGGTCCGCGCAGACCGTCGTGCTCGCGCTGCTCGCGTGGGGCAACGCCGAGCTCGCTCCCGAGGACCGCTTCGTGACCCTGCGTGACCTCGACACCGGACGCGAGATCGAGCCGGTGATGACCGATGCCGCGTCCGGTACGCCGGTCGCCCGCATGCGACTCCACGCCGCGCCCGGCCCGGCCGCGAGCGCACCGACGCGCGAGCGGTTCGCGCGCCTCGACGAACGACGACGGGCGCGCCGCGCGCAGCGCCGAGGAGGAACCGATGTCCGCACCGACCACTGA
- a CDS encoding GNAT family N-acetyltransferase, whose translation MPPALPDLAVRALAPADWDAVRRIYAEGIATRNATFETEVPEADALDAKWLANHRWVAVAGEEVVGFAALAPTSPRECYAGVVETSVYVADGARGLGVGRALVAQQVRAADAGGIWTLQTSIFPENEASIALHRTAGFRIVGRRERIAQLDGAWRDTILLERRTA comes from the coding sequence ATGCCGCCCGCGCTCCCCGACCTGGCCGTACGAGCGTTGGCACCCGCCGACTGGGACGCCGTCCGCCGGATCTACGCCGAGGGCATCGCGACCCGCAACGCGACGTTCGAGACCGAGGTGCCCGAGGCCGACGCGCTCGACGCGAAGTGGCTCGCGAACCACCGCTGGGTGGCGGTGGCCGGCGAGGAGGTCGTCGGCTTCGCGGCGCTCGCGCCCACGTCTCCACGGGAGTGCTACGCCGGTGTCGTCGAGACCTCGGTGTACGTCGCGGACGGCGCGCGCGGCCTAGGCGTCGGGCGTGCGCTGGTCGCACAGCAGGTCCGCGCCGCCGACGCGGGCGGGATCTGGACGCTCCAGACGTCGATCTTCCCCGAGAACGAGGCGAGCATCGCGCTGCACCGCACCGCAGGCTTCCGGATCGTCGGGCGGCGCGAGCGGATCGCCCAGCTCGACGGCGCCTGGCGCGACACGATCCTCCTCGAGCGCCGCACCGCCTGA
- a CDS encoding alkaline phosphatase: MDRQAWTRRRRRTMLGVIGAGLLAVVLTSPSLPSTAATTPSADHVVVLVGPGITDTDLAAARTSAYGVDGSLPGVDAAATSDDAAVLRFAVGAGGSEPAATSPLVRARRAGLATGIVTVGSVADPAGSLGALEVGVAACTAPSATSAVCPSDAREHGGEGSAVEQLIDLRPDVVLGGGADAFDDDATVGIWGDVAIRQQASDRGYTVVDDAAGLRGVSSADQHRPVLGLFAPGPVEVADGRADGSAGCDVATAPADDVPSVAEMTAQASALLEQHDRSYLQVIGPALRPRSGYVDECRRIAATLAFDEAVQEALVAAESGPPTRVIVVLGSAGAASDVVGARVDRLLGI; the protein is encoded by the coding sequence ATGGACCGACAGGCGTGGACCCGGCGGCGACGCCGGACGATGCTCGGCGTGATCGGCGCGGGCCTGCTCGCGGTCGTCCTGACCTCGCCGAGCCTCCCGTCGACCGCAGCGACGACCCCGTCCGCCGACCACGTCGTGGTGCTCGTCGGCCCCGGGATCACCGACACGGACCTGGCCGCGGCGCGCACCAGCGCGTACGGCGTGGACGGCTCGCTCCCCGGCGTGGATGCCGCCGCGACCTCGGACGACGCGGCCGTGCTGCGGTTCGCCGTCGGCGCCGGCGGATCGGAGCCGGCAGCTACCTCGCCGCTCGTGCGAGCCCGCCGGGCGGGCCTCGCCACCGGCATCGTCACGGTCGGTTCCGTCGCCGACCCGGCTGGTTCGCTGGGGGCGCTCGAGGTCGGGGTCGCCGCCTGCACGGCTCCGAGTGCGACGAGCGCGGTCTGCCCGAGCGACGCGCGCGAGCACGGGGGAGAGGGCTCGGCCGTCGAGCAGCTGATCGACCTGCGGCCCGACGTGGTGCTCGGCGGTGGCGCCGACGCGTTCGACGACGACGCGACCGTCGGGATCTGGGGCGACGTCGCGATCCGGCAGCAGGCCTCCGACCGTGGCTACACCGTCGTCGACGACGCGGCGGGTCTGCGGGGGGTCTCCTCGGCCGACCAGCACCGGCCGGTGCTGGGGCTCTTCGCCCCGGGCCCGGTGGAGGTCGCCGACGGTCGCGCGGACGGGTCCGCGGGCTGCGACGTGGCGACCGCGCCGGCGGACGACGTACCGTCGGTGGCCGAGATGACGGCTCAGGCGTCGGCCCTCCTCGAGCAGCACGACCGGTCGTACCTCCAGGTGATCGGGCCGGCGCTGCGACCACGCAGCGGGTACGTGGACGAGTGCCGCCGGATCGCGGCGACGCTCGCGTTCGACGAGGCGGTGCAGGAGGCGCTGGTCGCCGCGGAGTCCGGTCCGCCGACCCGGGTGATCGTGGTGCTGGGGAGTGCGGGCGCCGCCTCGGACGTCGTCGGCGCCCGCGTCGACCGTCTCCTCGGCATCTGA
- a CDS encoding L-lactate dehydrogenase → MVARARSGKIAVCGAGSVGSTVAYAALLRGLAAEIVLYDIATGLVTAQATDLNDGAAFAPPARIVGSDDPAACADADIVVMTAGARQEPGQTRLDLAGVNADITRTVLRQVRDVAPDALYLVVTNPCDVLTAVAIEALDLPPGRVFGSGTVLDTARLKYALSQRLQVAPRSVHALVAGEHGDSEIVLWSVANVGGVPLASYAERGRSIAPGEYEEIRTAVAGTAYTVIEGKGATEYAIGLAVAEIMEAALRDEHRFLPVSVPFTGQYGISGVCLSAPCIVDRQGVHGPVELPIDETDLAGLRASAATIRSQLDALGLPALGLPAV, encoded by the coding sequence ATGGTCGCGCGCGCACGCTCGGGCAAGATCGCCGTCTGCGGTGCCGGTTCGGTCGGCAGCACGGTCGCCTACGCGGCGCTGCTGCGCGGGCTGGCCGCCGAGATCGTGCTGTACGACATCGCGACCGGCCTCGTGACCGCGCAGGCGACCGACCTCAACGACGGGGCCGCGTTCGCGCCGCCGGCGAGGATCGTCGGCAGCGACGACCCGGCAGCCTGTGCGGACGCCGACATCGTCGTGATGACCGCCGGCGCACGGCAGGAACCCGGGCAGACCCGCCTCGATCTCGCCGGGGTGAACGCCGACATCACCCGCACGGTGCTGCGCCAGGTCCGCGACGTCGCGCCGGACGCGCTCTACCTCGTCGTCACGAACCCGTGCGACGTGCTCACCGCGGTCGCGATCGAGGCGCTCGACCTGCCGCCCGGCCGGGTGTTCGGGTCCGGAACCGTGCTCGACACGGCGCGGCTGAAGTACGCGCTGTCCCAGCGCCTCCAGGTCGCGCCCCGCAGCGTGCACGCGCTGGTCGCGGGCGAGCACGGCGACTCCGAGATCGTGCTCTGGTCGGTCGCGAACGTCGGTGGCGTGCCGCTCGCGTCGTACGCCGAGCGGGGCCGCTCGATCGCGCCCGGCGAGTACGAGGAGATCCGCACGGCGGTCGCCGGCACCGCGTACACCGTGATCGAAGGCAAGGGCGCGACCGAGTACGCGATCGGACTCGCCGTCGCGGAGATCATGGAGGCGGCGCTGCGCGACGAGCACCGGTTCCTGCCGGTGTCGGTGCCGTTCACCGGCCAGTACGGGATCTCGGGCGTGTGCCTGTCCGCACCGTGCATCGTCGACCGCCAAGGCGTCCACGGGCCCGTCGAGCTCCCGATCGACGAGACCGACCTCGCGGGTCTGCGCGCCTCCGCCGCCACGATCCGCAGCCAGCTCGACGCGCTGGGCCTGCCCGCGCTGGGCCTCCCCGCGGTGTGA
- a CDS encoding amidohydrolase, protein MTTTLFTARRIHTMDPAVTGATAVLVRDGRVVAVGDAADLRSSAPDAGVVDLGDGVLTPGLVDGHSHPVAGVVMTAGVDLTDALDLDAVRAALAAERDRLADGDWLLGWGLNPRVFGAQNPSAALLGPALVGIPSYVQLYDGHSAVASPEALRIAGVDGPRAFRSSARVVCDADGKPTGHLLEADASDLVERHVPEMTLAEHGAKLRAELDGMAASGYTGLHAMDFADPAAELMEALEREGDLPLRMGFHPILSPGDDVESVLKLQGASGRRWRVEGVKLFVDGTIDGGTAWLERPDVEGESTSSLWTDFGAFREAVTTLHRAGVNAAVHSIGDRGVREVLELLGELRDAYGPLARHRIEHIETVPDEVVARFADRAAAASMQTLHCTRFNHADRSDSWSRRLGDDRVDDGFRWADIRRAGGVLALGSDWPIAPYDPRWIMADAQLRRRFDRPDLEPIHPEQGLSALEALEGFTTHAAWASGEEATRGKVAVGYDADFTVFADDPLEVDAETLGTLPVVTTVVEGVPLRAV, encoded by the coding sequence ATGACGACGACGCTGTTCACCGCCCGCCGGATCCACACGATGGACCCCGCCGTGACCGGGGCGACCGCCGTCCTGGTCCGCGACGGACGGGTCGTCGCCGTCGGAGACGCTGCGGACCTGCGGTCCAGCGCGCCCGACGCCGGGGTAGTCGACCTCGGCGACGGCGTGCTCACGCCGGGTCTCGTCGACGGCCACAGCCACCCCGTCGCGGGCGTCGTGATGACGGCCGGGGTGGACCTGACCGACGCCCTCGATCTCGACGCGGTCCGCGCGGCGCTCGCGGCCGAGCGCGACCGGCTCGCCGACGGCGACTGGCTGCTCGGCTGGGGACTGAACCCGCGGGTCTTCGGGGCGCAGAACCCGTCCGCGGCGCTGCTCGGGCCGGCGCTCGTCGGCATCCCGTCGTACGTCCAGCTGTACGACGGCCACTCGGCCGTCGCGTCGCCCGAGGCGCTGCGGATCGCCGGCGTGGACGGGCCGCGCGCGTTCCGGTCCAGCGCCCGCGTCGTGTGCGACGCGGACGGGAAGCCGACCGGTCACCTGCTCGAGGCCGACGCGTCGGACCTGGTCGAGCGGCACGTGCCGGAGATGACGCTCGCCGAGCACGGCGCGAAGCTGCGCGCCGAGCTCGACGGCATGGCGGCGTCCGGCTACACCGGGCTGCACGCGATGGACTTCGCCGACCCGGCCGCCGAGCTGATGGAGGCGCTGGAGCGCGAGGGCGACCTGCCGCTGCGGATGGGCTTCCACCCGATCCTGTCGCCCGGCGACGACGTGGAGTCGGTGCTGAAGCTCCAGGGGGCGTCCGGGCGCCGCTGGCGGGTCGAGGGCGTGAAGCTGTTCGTCGACGGCACGATCGACGGCGGCACGGCCTGGCTCGAGCGGCCGGACGTCGAGGGGGAGTCCACGTCGTCGCTGTGGACGGACTTCGGCGCGTTCCGCGAGGCGGTGACGACCCTGCACCGCGCCGGCGTCAACGCAGCCGTGCACAGCATCGGCGACCGCGGCGTACGCGAGGTGCTGGAGCTGCTCGGCGAGCTGCGCGACGCGTACGGACCGCTGGCCCGGCACCGGATCGAGCACATCGAGACCGTGCCGGACGAGGTCGTCGCGCGGTTCGCGGACCGGGCCGCGGCGGCCAGCATGCAGACGCTGCACTGCACGCGCTTCAACCACGCGGACCGCTCGGACTCGTGGTCGCGACGGCTCGGCGACGACCGGGTCGACGACGGCTTCCGGTGGGCGGACATCCGGCGGGCCGGGGGCGTGCTCGCGCTCGGGTCGGACTGGCCGATCGCCCCGTACGACCCGCGGTGGATCATGGCGGACGCGCAGCTGCGCCGCCGGTTCGACCGCCCGGACCTGGAGCCGATCCATCCCGAGCAGGGTCTGAGCGCGCTCGAGGCGCTGGAGGGCTTCACGACGCACGCCGCGTGGGCGTCGGGGGAGGAGGCGACCCGCGGGAAGGTCGCGGTCGGGTACGACGCGGACTTCACGGTGTTCGCCGACGACCCGCTGGAGGTCGACGCCGAGACGCTCGGCACGCTGCCCGTCGTCACGACCGTCGTCGAGGGGGTCCCCCTCCGCGCTGTGTGA